The segment AGCAGATGCAACATCCAATGCTTTTGCAGAATTTTCAGAAACAGCTTCGCAAGATAGAAGGCAAAGGATTGGTCTTATGCGTTTTCCTCCAGGAAATAAAGAATACTCAATTGCGCTTTTAAGTAAAGAAGGATGTTTTGATGAGATAATAAAACCTATTCTTTCATCAATCAAAGCTATTTTCTTTTTCAACCAATCTATCTTCTTCTCCTTCACTGATTATTTTTATCTTTCTCTCTGCACTCAAAAGCTTTTCTTGGCAGAGCTTTTTTAAAGCAATTCCTTCCTCAAAAAGGAATATGGATTCATCCAAACCAATCTCTTGCTTTTCTAAGATTCGGACAATCTCCTCCAATCTTTTCAATGCATCCTCAAATTTCATTTCTTTATTTTAATATGCTTTAAGCAATAAAATCCACCAATAAGAAGGAGGGTAAAGATTATTGTAAAAGCTTCAAAATGTCCCTTTATCATCCCCTTTACCCTTTCTCCAAAGAGCATAATAAGGCATCCAACAATAAAAAACCTTCCACTCCTTCCAAATATAGAGGCAATAATGAATTTTAAAAAATTTATATAGAATACGCCACCAGCTATGGTAAATACCTTGTATGGAATGGGCGTAAATGCCGCAATAAATATTGCCCATGCTTCATATTTCTGGAAATAATTATGGACAATCTCTATTTTTTCCTTTTTAAAAAGCCTTTCTGCTAATGGACGACCTCCAAAAAATCCAATAAAATAGCCAACCATACCTCCCAAAACAGAGGCAATGGCGCACACAGTGGCATAGAATAGGCTAATCTTTGGATTTAATAGACAAAGGGCTATTAAAAGAAGATCTGGAGGAACAGGGAAAAAACTTGATTCAACAAAGGATAAGATAAACAAGGCATATACACCATAGGGTGTACTTGCCCAATGAATTGTCCAGTTAATTAAATCTTGTATCATTCCTTAAACCCATATTCTCCAATAAGGGGGACAAATACACATCCTCCCTCATCCTGCTCCTTTATCATCCCCTTTTCCTTTGTTACAACAACAAGTTTCTGGATATACCTTTCTCCAATTGGGATAACCATAATCCCTTCATCCTTANNNNNNNNNNGGAATATCAGGTGATGCGGCTGTTATAATTATCCTATCATAGGGTGCATATTCTGGAAGCCCCAATGTTCCATTGCCAACTATAACACTAACATTTTTAATCCCAAGTTTCTCTAATGTCTTTTTTGCCCTATCTTTTAATTCAGAAATCCTTTCAATTGTCCAAACCTTAGCTGCCAAATGGCTTAATATTGCAGCCTGATAGCCAGAGCCTGTTCCTATTTCTAAAACAGCCTCGTCTCCCTGCAATTTAAGAAGGGATGTCATCAAGGCAACAATGTATGGCTGGGAGATTGTTTGACCATAACCAATGGGAAGGGGAAAATCCTTATATGCATCCTCTTTTTCATTTTCACCAACAAATACATCCCTTGGAATATCTAACATTGCAGATAAAACCCCTTTATCCCTAATCCCCCTTCCCTCTATCTGCTCCTTAACCATCATTATCCTTCTTTTTCTATAAATATCTTCTTCCATAAATTCTATTATTTATAGATATAGTATAACCTCTTGCCCAAATTTCCACAATTTTTTACTTAATCCCTTCTGATTGACTTCTTAAAGATATGTTTTTACAATTTTTAAATGGTTAAAATTACCTTTGAGCCATCAAAAATGGAGATAGAAATAGACGAAAAGGAGACCATTCTTTCAGCAATAACAAAATCCTCTTTATTTATTCCAGCAGGGTGTGGTGGAGATGGAACCTGTGGAAAATGTAGAGTTATCCTTGAGGATGGAGAGGTTTTTCCAGAGGTAAAAAAAGGAGATTTTATCCTTGCCTGTCAGGTAAAACCAAAATCAGACCTTAAAATAAGAATTCCAGAATTTTCTCCCATATTAGACAAAAATGTCTTAAAAAATGGTTCTTTGTTTGAGGATTCCTCCCTTATTCAAGAATTTAATCTCTCTCCTTTAATTGAAAAAAGATACATTGAGCTTTCACCTCCAACACAACATGATAATATTGATGATATAGGAAGGATAAAGAGAGAAATTGGGCTAGATTATGGCACTTCATTCAATTGTCTTAAAACCATTTCAAAGGAATTAAGGAAGGATAATTTTAAAATAACGGCAACAATAAAGGATAAAGAGATAATTAGAATAGAGCCAGGGAATAAAGAAGAAAGGCATTATGCCTTATCGTTTGACATTGGAACAACCTCTGTCTATGGAAGGCTTCTTGATTTAGGAAACAAAAGAATTCTTGCTGAGGCATCAGATTATAACAAGCAAATTATCTACGGCGATGATGTTATTACAAGGATTGTCTATTCACAAAAGAAAGATGGGCTTTACGCTCTCCAAAGCAAGGTTGTTGAAACAATGGAGGGAATAATCAATGAGCTTCTTTATGAGACAAAAATAGAGAAAGATGAAATTTCTTATATTGTCTGTGCTGGAAATACAACAATGACACATTTATTGCTTGGAATAGACCCAAAGTATATAAGGGAAGAGCCATATGTTCCAGCATTTGTAAATCACATTCCAATTAAGACAGAATCTATTGGCCTTAAATTTAGCTTACCAACCCTCCTTTATACCATTCCCCTTGTTTCTTCATATATTGGAGGTGATATAACAGGAGGCATTGTTGCCTGCAAAATGGCAAAATCTTCTGCTCTTACCCTCTATGTTGATTTAGGAACAAATGGTGAGATTGTCCTGGGAAATTGCGATTTTCTCCTTTCTGCTTCCACATCAGCAGGTCCTGCATTTGAAGGAGGAGGGATTAAGTGTGGAATGAGGGCACAAAGGGGAGCAATTGATGAGATTGTAATAGATAAAATGGGAGAGCCTGAAATTACTACCATTGGAGGGATAAAACCAAGGGGTATATGTGGTGCAGGCATTATTGAGATTCTGCCTCAAATGCTCTTTGCAGGAATAATAAACCAAAAGGCAAAATTTGAGCCAAGAATAAAAAATAAAAGGATAAGAGAAAAAGAATATGTTATTGCGTTTGCTAATGAAACCTTAAATAACAGTGAGCTTGTAATAACAAGCGCTGATATTGATAATATAGTGAGGGCAAAGGCAGCAATATTTGCGGGAATATCTGTTCTTCTTAAAACAGCGGATATAAAGCCAAGTGATATTGAAAGGGTAATAATTGCAGGAAACCTTGGCTCTCATATAATCCCAGAAAAAGCAATTCAAATTGGGCTATTTCCCGAGATACCTTTGGATAGATTCCATTTCTTTGGCAATGGCTCTTTAATTGGAGCAACAATGGCTTCTTTTTCAAAAGATATAATGAGAGAAATAGAGAAAACAGCGGGTTCTATTACAAACATAGAGCTTTCAAATTCTTCTGATTTTATGAATGAATACATTGCATCTATGTTTATTCCACATACAGATTGCGAGAAATTCCCAAAGGTATGGAAAAATTTGCCATGTGTTTAGCTTTTGATGTGCAGAATTTTGTCCGCTTAATTTCCTATATTTCGCTACCTTTGTCCAGAATTACCTCTAAACAGGAT is part of the bacterium genome and harbors:
- a CDS encoding YqaA family protein, which produces MIQDLINWTIHWASTPYGVYALFILSFVESSFFPVPPDLLLIALCLLNPKISLFYATVCAIASVLGGMVGYFIGFFGGRPLAERLFKKEKIEIVHNYFQKYEAWAIFIAAFTPIPYKVFTIAGGVFYINFLKFIIASIFGRSGRFFIVGCLIMLFGERVKGMIKGHFEAFTIIFTLLLIGGFYCLKHIKIKK
- the xseB gene encoding exodeoxyribonuclease VII small subunit, with the protein product MKFEDALKRLEEIVRILEKQEIGLDESIFLFEEGIALKKLCQEKLLSAERKIKIISEGEEDRLVEKENSFD
- a CDS encoding protein-L-isoaspartate O-methyltransferase, translating into KDEGIMVIPIGERYIQKLVVVTKEKGMIKEQDEGGCVFVPLIGEYGFKE
- a CDS encoding ASKHA domain-containing protein, producing MVKITFEPSKMEIEIDEKETILSAITKSSLFIPAGCGGDGTCGKCRVILEDGEVFPEVKKGDFILACQVKPKSDLKIRIPEFSPILDKNVLKNGSLFEDSSLIQEFNLSPLIEKRYIELSPPTQHDNIDDIGRIKREIGLDYGTSFNCLKTISKELRKDNFKITATIKDKEIIRIEPGNKEERHYALSFDIGTTSVYGRLLDLGNKRILAEASDYNKQIIYGDDVITRIVYSQKKDGLYALQSKVVETMEGIINELLYETKIEKDEISYIVCAGNTTMTHLLLGIDPKYIREEPYVPAFVNHIPIKTESIGLKFSLPTLLYTIPLVSSYIGGDITGGIVACKMAKSSALTLYVDLGTNGEIVLGNCDFLLSASTSAGPAFEGGGIKCGMRAQRGAIDEIVIDKMGEPEITTIGGIKPRGICGAGIIEILPQMLFAGIINQKAKFEPRIKNKRIREKEYVIAFANETLNNSELVITSADIDNIVRAKAAIFAGISVLLKTADIKPSDIERVIIAGNLGSHIIPEKAIQIGLFPEIPLDRFHFFGNGSLIGATMASFSKDIMREIEKTAGSITNIELSNSSDFMNEYIASMFIPHTDCEKFPKVWKNLPCV
- a CDS encoding protein-L-isoaspartate(D-aspartate) O-methyltransferase; translation: MEEDIYRKRRIMMVKEQIEGRGIRDKGVLSAMLDIPRDVFVGENEKEDAYKDFPLPIGYGQTISQPYIVALMTSLLKLQGDEAVLEIGTGSGYQAAILSHLAAKVWTIERISELKDRAKKTLEKLGIKNVSVIVGNGTLGLPEYAPYDRIIITAASPDIP